One region of Gilliamella sp. ESL0405 genomic DNA includes:
- the plsX gene encoding phosphate acyltransferase PlsX yields MDNLTIALDAMSGDFGPRVVVPAAIQALNRYPNLSLFLVGDLTEIGLLLSKENSKLIAQYQDEGRLTLVKSTAVIANDMKPSYAIRHSEGSSMRIALEMVKDNQAQACVSAGNTGALMGLSKLLLHSLTGIDRPALVATIPALNNQNTVVLDLGANAECDSDMLVQFAIMGEILAKTVLNIENPRVALLNIGEEDIKGLDKIRAAASILKSNNQINYIGYLEGNELLTGKTDVLVCDGFVGNVTLKTVEGLIKIFMSSCKLSFGHSSFIMKLLSKWLQRKIAKNFGYLDPGRYNGACLLGLRSIVIKSHGSANQKSFFAAIEQAILAIQTNIPEKIAISLSSALPKSE; encoded by the coding sequence TTGGATAATCTAACCATTGCGTTAGATGCTATGAGCGGGGACTTCGGTCCTCGTGTTGTTGTTCCTGCTGCAATACAAGCATTAAATCGTTATCCAAATCTTTCTCTATTTCTGGTAGGTGATCTAACAGAAATCGGTCTTCTTTTGTCCAAAGAAAATTCAAAATTAATTGCCCAATATCAAGATGAAGGACGATTAACTTTGGTTAAATCCACCGCAGTTATCGCTAATGATATGAAACCATCTTATGCTATTCGCCACAGTGAAGGCTCTTCAATGAGAATTGCACTTGAAATGGTGAAAGATAATCAAGCGCAAGCATGCGTGAGTGCTGGTAATACAGGGGCATTAATGGGGCTATCTAAACTCTTATTACACTCCTTAACCGGCATTGATCGCCCGGCATTGGTTGCTACCATTCCTGCCTTAAATAATCAAAATACGGTAGTACTGGATTTAGGTGCAAATGCTGAGTGTGATAGTGATATGTTGGTGCAATTTGCCATAATGGGCGAAATCTTAGCAAAAACAGTACTTAACATTGAAAATCCACGGGTAGCACTACTCAATATTGGTGAAGAAGACATTAAAGGTTTGGATAAAATCCGTGCAGCTGCGTCCATTTTAAAATCAAATAATCAAATTAACTATATCGGTTACTTAGAAGGTAACGAGCTTTTAACCGGTAAAACTGATGTTCTGGTTTGTGACGGCTTTGTGGGGAATGTGACATTAAAAACGGTTGAAGGCTTAATTAAAATTTTTATGTCTTCTTGCAAATTATCATTTGGTCACAGCTCTTTTATCATGAAGTTATTAAGCAAGTGGTTACAAAGAAAGATCGCAAAAAATTTTGGTTATTTAGATCCCGGACGATATAATGGAGCCTGTTTGCTTGGTCTTCGAAGTATTGTGATTAAAAGTCACGGTAGTGCTAATCAAAAATCTTTTTTTGCAGCAATTGAACAAGCTATTTTGGCTATACAGACGAATATACCTGAGAAGATTGCAATCAGCCTTTCTTCTGCACTACCTAAGAGCGAATAA
- the fabG gene encoding 3-oxoacyl-ACP reductase FabG, which produces MNLSGKIALVTGASRGIGKAIAEKLVACGATVIGTATTEKGAEAISQYLGSHGKGFALNVTDEASIESVIQAIKTEFGDIDILVNNAGITRDNLLMRMKQDEWQDILDTNLTSVFRLSKALMRTMMKKRYGRIITIGSVVGTMGNAGQANYAAAKAGLIGFSKSLAREVASRGITVNVVAPGFIATDMTEALTDEQKAQTLAQVPAGRLGEPVEIANAVAFLASDEASYITGETLHVNGGMYMV; this is translated from the coding sequence ATGAACCTATCAGGAAAAATTGCTTTAGTGACAGGTGCCAGTCGCGGAATTGGTAAAGCCATTGCAGAAAAGTTAGTCGCTTGTGGTGCAACAGTGATTGGTACAGCAACAACAGAAAAAGGTGCTGAGGCTATTAGCCAATATTTAGGCTCACATGGTAAAGGTTTTGCATTAAATGTGACTGATGAAGCATCAATTGAATCAGTTATCCAAGCAATTAAAACTGAATTTGGTGATATTGACATTTTAGTCAATAATGCAGGGATCACTCGTGATAATTTGTTAATGCGAATGAAACAAGACGAGTGGCAAGATATTTTAGATACTAATTTAACGTCTGTTTTCCGCTTATCTAAAGCATTAATGCGCACCATGATGAAAAAACGTTATGGCCGAATTATCACGATTGGATCGGTTGTCGGCACTATGGGTAATGCCGGTCAAGCCAATTATGCTGCTGCAAAAGCCGGTCTAATTGGTTTTAGTAAATCATTAGCTCGTGAAGTTGCTTCTCGTGGCATTACCGTTAATGTTGTTGCACCGGGCTTTATCGCAACGGATATGACTGAAGCATTAACTGATGAACAAAAAGCACAAACATTAGCTCAAGTTCCGGCTGGTCGTTTAGGTGAACCTGTTGAAATTGCTAATGCTGTGGCATTTTTAGCGTCAGACGAAGCTAGCTATATAACTGGCGAAACTTTACATGTCAATGGCGGCATGTATATGGTGTAA
- a CDS encoding DgaE family pyridoxal phosphate-dependent ammonia lyase translates to MSLESPAKKDIYGQYHLKKVINASGRMTILGVSTPRPEVVETVSQGLNEYFEIKDLIDKTGQYIARLLNVENAVVVSCASAGIAQAVAGLIVKDDRDLLFNLHSSTKNVPREIIVAKGHNVNFGAPIGTMVALGGGVVVEAGYANECDADHIASLINVNTAAILYVKSHHCVQKSMLSVAQVAAVAQKYQIPLIVDAAAEEDLVTYYQQGADIVIYSGAKAIEGPTSGLAIGRHQAIEWLKRQSEGIGRPMKVGKEGILGLTRAIELYINDPKHETGQQMVSKMQPFIEKLNALNGISAKVVWDSAGRDIARAEIAFDAKVIGKTAIEMVDLMKQGDIAVYFRQYKANEGKVDADVRSVTSAQLDTIYHKIKNIIQGVE, encoded by the coding sequence ATGAGCTTAGAATCTCCAGCTAAAAAAGATATTTATGGTCAATATCACTTAAAAAAAGTGATTAATGCTTCAGGACGTATGACAATATTGGGTGTTTCAACACCAAGGCCGGAAGTGGTCGAAACTGTTTCGCAAGGATTAAATGAATATTTTGAAATTAAAGATTTGATTGATAAAACAGGGCAATATATTGCACGTTTACTCAATGTTGAAAATGCAGTTGTGGTATCTTGTGCGTCTGCCGGTATTGCACAGGCTGTTGCTGGTTTGATTGTGAAAGATGATCGTGATCTGTTATTTAATTTACATTCATCGACTAAAAATGTTCCTCGTGAAATCATTGTAGCAAAAGGGCATAACGTTAATTTTGGTGCACCGATTGGCACCATGGTTGCATTAGGTGGGGGAGTGGTCGTTGAAGCTGGTTATGCTAATGAGTGTGATGCTGACCATATTGCCTCACTGATTAATGTTAATACTGCTGCTATTTTATATGTTAAATCACATCACTGCGTCCAAAAAAGTATGCTGTCAGTTGCGCAGGTGGCAGCTGTAGCCCAAAAATATCAGATCCCTTTAATTGTTGATGCCGCAGCTGAGGAAGATTTAGTGACCTATTATCAGCAAGGCGCTGATATTGTGATTTATAGCGGAGCTAAAGCAATTGAGGGGCCAACTAGTGGATTGGCCATTGGTCGGCATCAAGCTATCGAATGGTTAAAGCGTCAGTCAGAAGGCATCGGCCGACCAATGAAAGTGGGTAAAGAAGGTATTTTGGGCTTAACTCGAGCCATTGAGCTTTATATTAACGACCCCAAACATGAAACCGGGCAGCAAATGGTTAGCAAAATGCAGCCTTTTATTGAAAAACTCAATGCGCTTAATGGAATATCGGCCAAAGTGGTTTGGGATAGTGCCGGCCGGGATATTGCCAGAGCCGAAATCGCTTTTGATGCTAAAGTGATAGGCAAAACAGCAATTGAAATGGTTGATTTAATGAAACAAGGTGATATTGCCGTCTATTTCAGACAATACAAAGCCAATGAAGGCAAAGTTGATGCTGATGTAAGAAGTGTAACATCAGCGCAACTCGATACGATTTACCACAAAATTAAAAATATTATTCAAGGAGTAGAATAA
- the yceD gene encoding 23S rRNA accumulation protein YceD encodes MQNKLPLTIDPIKAAQKRLDYVGYYPMQAITRLESPKSDIECRLSFGYDEQKLCVITIDAKITLEQICQRCFKPFITEVHVMNKFSPVKSDAQAETLPEHYEPVLMNEFGEVDILALLEDEIILSLPIAPVHDSKHCEVSEADMVFGEIPAENEKPNPFAILVSLKNKG; translated from the coding sequence ATGCAAAATAAATTACCATTAACAATTGACCCTATCAAAGCGGCACAAAAACGGCTTGATTACGTTGGATATTATCCAATGCAAGCTATAACGCGCTTGGAGAGTCCAAAAAGTGATATCGAATGTCGTTTATCTTTTGGTTATGATGAACAAAAACTTTGCGTTATCACAATTGATGCAAAAATAACGTTAGAACAGATTTGTCAACGTTGTTTTAAGCCTTTTATCACAGAAGTTCATGTGATGAATAAATTTAGTCCTGTTAAGAGCGATGCTCAAGCAGAGACATTACCGGAACATTATGAACCTGTTCTTATGAACGAGTTTGGTGAAGTAGATATATTAGCGTTACTTGAGGACGAAATTATTCTCTCATTACCTATTGCGCCGGTACATGATAGTAAACACTGCGAAGTGTCAGAGGCAGATATGGTATTTGGTGAAATTCCAGCTGAGAATGAAAAACCAAATCCATTTGCAATTTTAGTTAGTTTAAAGAATAAGGGGTAA
- a CDS encoding beta-ketoacyl-ACP synthase III produces the protein MYTKILGTGSYLPKQIRTNADLEKMVDTSDEWITTRTGIKERRIAAPDETVTTMAYQAAINAIDMADIDKNDIGMIIVATATSVNAFPSAATELQAKLEIGDVIAFDVSAACSGFVYALDIADKYIKSGAIKYALVVGSDMLTRGVDPKDRGTIIIFGDGAGAVVVGASQEPGIIASHLHADGRYGDLLKYPYVDRRDMNDPVYMTMHGNEVFKIAVKELSNLVDELLTENAFNKADLDWLVPHQANLRIISATAKRLDMDMSKVIVTLDKQGNTSAASVPCALDAGVRDGRIKRGQLILLEAFGGGFVWGSALVRF, from the coding sequence ATGTATACAAAGATATTAGGAACAGGAAGTTATCTTCCAAAACAGATTAGAACAAATGCCGATCTTGAAAAAATGGTTGATACCAGTGATGAATGGATTACAACCCGTACCGGCATTAAAGAAAGGCGTATTGCCGCACCCGATGAAACTGTCACCACCATGGCTTATCAAGCTGCAATCAATGCTATTGATATGGCTGATATCGATAAAAACGATATTGGTATGATTATTGTTGCAACAGCGACTTCAGTCAATGCTTTCCCTAGCGCCGCAACTGAATTGCAGGCTAAACTTGAAATTGGTGACGTGATTGCATTTGATGTATCAGCCGCTTGCTCTGGCTTTGTCTATGCTCTTGATATTGCTGATAAATACATTAAAAGTGGCGCCATTAAATATGCATTAGTGGTGGGGTCAGATATGTTGACACGGGGTGTTGATCCAAAAGACCGTGGCACGATTATTATATTTGGTGACGGCGCCGGCGCAGTTGTGGTTGGTGCTTCACAAGAACCCGGTATTATTGCTTCACATTTGCATGCCGACGGTCGTTATGGTGATTTGTTAAAATATCCGTATGTTGATCGCCGTGATATGAATGACCCTGTTTATATGACAATGCATGGTAATGAAGTGTTCAAAATTGCCGTTAAAGAGCTGTCTAACTTAGTTGATGAGCTATTGACTGAAAATGCCTTTAATAAAGCAGATTTAGATTGGCTGGTACCACACCAAGCTAACCTAAGAATTATTTCGGCAACCGCAAAACGTTTAGATATGGACATGAGCAAAGTGATTGTTACGCTTGATAAACAAGGCAATACTTCTGCAGCATCAGTACCTTGTGCTTTAGATGCCGGGGTGCGGGACGGACGTATTAAACGAGGTCAACTAATCTTATTAGAGGCTTTCGGTGGCGGCTTTGTTTGGGGCTCTGCGCTCGTTAGATTTTAA
- the fabD gene encoding ACP S-malonyltransferase, which produces MTKFAMVFPGQGSQSVGMLKDLADNYPIVKATFDEASEVLGYDLWALVQDGPAEELNKTWQTQPALLASSVAIYRVWQSVNGAQPEFMAGHSLGEYSALVCAGVIDFKDAIELVELRGKLMQEAVPAGTGAMYAIIGLDNESISKACEQATEGQIVAPVNFNSPGQVVIAGNKEAVERAGALCKQAGAKRALPLAVSVPSHCALMKPAADKLATALQNITFNAPKFAVINNVDVKVESSAEQIKAALIAQLYSPVRWTETVEMMAKQGVTLLVEMGPGKVLTGLTKRIVDSLSACAVNDKASLDAAIENTK; this is translated from the coding sequence ATGACCAAATTTGCAATGGTATTTCCAGGACAAGGCTCACAATCTGTGGGTATGTTAAAAGATCTTGCGGACAATTACCCTATTGTAAAAGCAACTTTTGATGAAGCATCAGAAGTATTAGGCTATGATCTATGGGCACTTGTTCAAGACGGCCCGGCTGAAGAATTAAATAAGACATGGCAAACGCAACCTGCGTTACTTGCTTCGTCGGTTGCAATATATCGCGTATGGCAAAGCGTTAATGGCGCTCAACCGGAATTTATGGCCGGTCACAGTTTAGGTGAATATTCAGCCTTAGTTTGTGCTGGCGTAATTGATTTTAAAGATGCAATCGAATTAGTTGAGTTACGTGGAAAATTGATGCAAGAAGCTGTGCCAGCAGGTACAGGTGCTATGTATGCCATCATTGGTTTAGATAACGAATCAATCAGCAAAGCTTGTGAGCAAGCGACTGAAGGTCAAATTGTTGCGCCAGTTAATTTTAATTCACCTGGGCAAGTGGTTATCGCTGGCAATAAAGAAGCGGTTGAACGGGCGGGCGCATTATGTAAACAAGCCGGTGCAAAACGAGCCTTACCTCTAGCGGTTAGCGTACCGTCACATTGTGCTTTAATGAAACCGGCAGCCGATAAATTAGCCACTGCATTGCAAAACATTACGTTTAATGCACCAAAATTTGCGGTAATTAACAATGTAGATGTTAAAGTGGAAAGTTCTGCAGAGCAGATTAAAGCAGCGTTAATTGCCCAACTTTACAGCCCGGTACGTTGGACTGAAACTGTTGAAATGATGGCAAAACAAGGCGTGACACTTTTAGTTGAAATGGGACCGGGTAAAGTATTAACTGGATTAACTAAACGTATTGTTGATTCACTATCAGCGTGTGCTGTTAATGATAAAGCATCATTAGATGCTGCAATTGAAAATACAAAATAG
- a CDS encoding transcription antiterminator — protein sequence MMFSYQRLVYLFDTIKNETLPQKELANRFSVSTRTIRTDIAALNDILANYGAQIQYTKNLGYQLVVSDPVCYATLPIVPSTKQLPRTSKERFSALLIAFLTQPHAVKLDDIADKWFLSRSTLQNDILEIKQYLDKYNLSLENRPYYGLRLVGDESSIRACLTDIIWQRHLAQDLITVERLKQTILNDIDLNYLEKVLQNQFERFELKLTAEGQSYLLYSCAVSITRITQMHELIEYQVDKIDSTVIGAAREISEEFSHFLGNPLGEAEFNYLCVQIISRTMTESPNQAKSLALVEHILSYINDCYHYNLREDNKLRQDLLIHISSMLSRIQYQIRATNPLLDEIKQYYPFAYDITLSALANTKNYTQAKMTEDEISYLAVHIGVALERNYSAGHARFAQILLVSELGNATLRMIESKIKRDFPHIQINRTLTYRAYEQLTKVEEDFVVSTVRLTEKDKPIVKIAPFPTAYQLEQLGRLAMIDRTMPYIIERFFDEKFFFIIDEPMTQKTLFNQVCAKLVQQGYVDSDFYPSVVEREKIVSTLLGENIAIPHSVGLLARKTVVTTILAPQGIVWNKNEVAHVIFLLAISKDEYEDAMRIYNLFVNFVKEKATKRLLDSQNFDDFTAIVKDSFGRLS from the coding sequence ATGATGTTTTCTTATCAACGATTAGTCTATTTGTTTGATACGATAAAAAATGAGACGCTACCTCAAAAAGAGTTAGCGAATCGTTTTTCGGTATCAACGCGTACTATTCGAACCGATATTGCAGCGCTTAATGATATATTAGCTAACTATGGTGCTCAAATTCAGTACACCAAAAATCTGGGTTATCAACTTGTTGTATCAGATCCTGTTTGTTATGCAACGCTGCCGATAGTGCCTTCAACAAAACAGCTACCACGCACCAGTAAAGAAAGATTTTCAGCCCTGCTTATTGCCTTTTTAACTCAACCTCACGCAGTAAAATTGGATGATATTGCAGATAAATGGTTTTTAAGCCGCAGCACGTTACAAAATGATATTCTTGAAATAAAACAGTATTTAGATAAGTATAATCTATCACTCGAAAATCGCCCGTATTACGGATTGCGTCTGGTTGGCGATGAGTCATCAATACGTGCATGTTTAACCGACATTATATGGCAACGCCATTTGGCGCAAGACCTCATCACTGTTGAAAGGCTTAAACAAACAATTTTAAATGATATTGATTTAAACTATCTGGAAAAAGTGTTACAAAATCAGTTTGAGCGTTTTGAATTAAAGTTAACGGCGGAAGGCCAGAGCTATTTACTCTATAGTTGTGCGGTATCGATAACTCGTATCACACAAATGCATGAGTTAATTGAATATCAGGTCGATAAGATTGATTCAACCGTGATTGGCGCAGCCAGAGAAATATCAGAAGAGTTCTCCCATTTTTTAGGCAACCCACTCGGTGAAGCGGAGTTTAATTATCTGTGTGTTCAAATTATTTCACGCACCATGACCGAATCACCCAATCAAGCCAAAAGTTTAGCACTGGTTGAACATATCTTATCTTATATCAATGATTGTTATCACTATAATTTACGGGAGGACAACAAGTTACGGCAAGATCTCCTTATTCATATCTCCTCAATGTTATCAAGGATACAGTATCAAATAAGAGCGACCAATCCCTTATTGGATGAAATTAAACAGTATTATCCTTTTGCTTATGATATTACGCTTTCAGCATTGGCTAATACTAAAAACTATACTCAAGCAAAAATGACCGAAGATGAAATAAGTTATCTAGCGGTACATATTGGTGTGGCTTTAGAGCGTAATTACAGTGCCGGGCATGCACGATTTGCGCAAATTTTGCTGGTCAGCGAGCTTGGTAATGCCACTTTGCGAATGATTGAATCAAAAATTAAGCGGGATTTTCCCCATATTCAAATTAATCGCACGCTAACATATCGTGCATATGAGCAACTGACAAAGGTAGAAGAAGACTTCGTTGTATCCACCGTTCGTTTGACCGAAAAAGATAAACCGATTGTTAAAATTGCGCCTTTCCCAACGGCTTACCAACTTGAACAGCTCGGGCGGTTGGCGATGATTGATCGCACTATGCCTTATATCATAGAGCGATTTTTCGATGAAAAATTCTTTTTTATTATCGATGAGCCAATGACACAAAAAACACTGTTTAACCAAGTCTGCGCAAAATTAGTTCAACAAGGGTATGTTGATAGCGATTTTTATCCGTCGGTTGTTGAACGTGAAAAAATTGTTTCAACTCTATTGGGAGAAAACATCGCCATACCTCACTCAGTAGGATTACTGGCCAGAAAAACCGTTGTCACAACGATTTTGGCGCCACAAGGCATTGTCTGGAATAAAAACGAAGTAGCGCATGTCATTTTTTTATTGGCGATCAGCAAAGATGAGTATGAAGATGCGATGCGCATTTATAATCTATTTGTTAACTTTGTAAAAGAGAAAGCGACTAAGCGCTTGCTAGATAGTCAAAACTTTGACGATTTTACGGCAATTGTAAAAGATAGTTTTGGGCGATTATCATAA
- a CDS encoding amidohydrolase/deacetylase family metallohydrolase codes for MYDLIIKNAKLIDETCVDIAIEQGQIAEIANSILARSKRVLDLRNKHYISAGWIDSHTHCFAHSPIYYDEPDVIGIKAGVTSVVDAGSVGALDVAEFYQLARQAHTHVYSFLNISKIGLITQSELANMDNIDALLFEQAFIKYPDFVVGIKVRMSRSVVGENGIEPLIKAKKIQKKCGLPLMIHIGNNPPDLDEIADLLTEGDIITHCFNGKPNQILDKNNNLRDSMKSAIKRGVILDIGHGGESFSFTVAERAKSLGIYPNTISSDIYVKNRLHGPVVSLANIMTKFIALNYSKKRIIDSVTVNPAQILHLKNKGLIAVGYDADLTIFDIKQQPTSLSDAHGEVRQSQEQFVPLASIVADVAKDDIHIQITQEGSKNELRISS; via the coding sequence ATGTATGATTTAATAATAAAAAATGCCAAACTCATTGATGAGACGTGTGTCGATATCGCTATAGAACAAGGTCAAATTGCTGAGATTGCAAATTCGATTTTAGCTCGATCAAAACGGGTGTTGGATCTACGCAATAAACACTATATCAGTGCCGGTTGGATCGATTCACATACGCATTGCTTTGCGCATTCACCTATCTATTATGACGAACCTGATGTAATTGGTATAAAAGCCGGCGTGACATCGGTCGTTGATGCCGGGAGTGTCGGCGCGCTTGATGTGGCTGAATTTTATCAATTAGCCAGACAAGCACATACCCATGTTTACTCATTTTTGAATATATCCAAAATCGGCTTAATAACGCAAAGTGAACTTGCCAATATGGATAATATTGATGCGCTTTTATTTGAACAAGCATTCATAAAATATCCTGATTTTGTGGTCGGAATCAAAGTAAGGATGAGCCGGAGTGTGGTGGGTGAAAATGGTATTGAACCTTTAATTAAAGCCAAAAAGATCCAAAAAAAATGTGGTTTACCGTTGATGATTCATATTGGCAACAATCCACCGGATCTGGATGAGATCGCCGATTTATTGACGGAAGGTGACATTATTACTCACTGTTTTAATGGCAAGCCTAATCAAATCCTTGATAAGAACAATAATTTACGGGATTCGATGAAATCCGCTATTAAACGTGGCGTGATTTTAGATATTGGTCATGGTGGCGAAAGTTTTAGTTTTACCGTTGCTGAGCGGGCGAAAAGTTTAGGTATTTACCCTAATACCATAAGTTCAGATATCTATGTTAAAAATCGCTTACATGGCCCGGTAGTGAGTTTGGCAAATATTATGACCAAATTTATCGCGCTAAATTACAGTAAAAAACGAATTATTGATAGTGTAACGGTAAATCCTGCGCAGATCTTACATCTCAAAAATAAAGGTCTTATCGCGGTGGGATATGATGCTGATTTAACTATTTTTGATATTAAACAGCAACCAACCTCATTATCAGATGCACATGGTGAGGTACGACAAAGTCAAGAACAGTTTGTTCCGTTAGCTTCCATTGTTGCTGATGTTGCAAAAGATGATATACATATACAAATCACGCAAGAAGGTAGTAAAAATGAGCTTAGAATCTCCAGCTAA
- a CDS encoding KDGP aldolase family protein → MKLMPNYYHDRVCLNVLANSIDNAKAIYEAAQTHVVVGILSKNYKDNQSAIDDMKQYAKAIDNAISIGLGAGDPNQSTMVSQLSAALQPQHVNQVFTGVATSRALLGQQQTVINGLVSPTGQVGLVNIATGPLSCHSPAAIVPVETAIALLKDMGGSSIKYFPMGGLKHQDEFEYVAKCCAEHNFYLEPTGGIDLNNYEAIMKIALNAGVKKIIPHIYSAIIDKSTGATRTDDVKQLLAMTQKLVG, encoded by the coding sequence ATGAAGCTAATGCCGAATTATTATCATGATCGAGTTTGTTTGAATGTGTTGGCTAATTCAATTGACAATGCCAAAGCTATTTATGAAGCAGCACAAACGCATGTAGTAGTTGGTATCTTATCTAAAAACTATAAAGATAACCAATCAGCGATCGATGATATGAAACAATATGCCAAAGCTATCGATAACGCGATTTCTATCGGCCTTGGTGCCGGTGATCCTAACCAATCAACCATGGTTTCACAACTATCAGCGGCGCTACAGCCACAACATGTAAATCAAGTGTTTACAGGTGTGGCAACGAGTCGAGCATTATTAGGTCAACAGCAGACCGTGATTAATGGTTTAGTGTCGCCAACCGGTCAAGTCGGGCTGGTGAATATCGCAACCGGCCCATTAAGCTGCCACTCACCAGCGGCAATTGTGCCGGTTGAAACAGCGATTGCTTTATTAAAAGATATGGGCGGAAGTTCAATTAAATATTTTCCTATGGGAGGCTTAAAGCATCAGGATGAATTTGAATATGTGGCAAAATGTTGTGCTGAACACAATTTCTATCTTGAACCAACCGGCGGTATTGACTTAAACAATTATGAAGCGATCATGAAAATAGCATTAAATGCCGGCGTGAAAAAAATCATCCCGCATATTTATAGCGCAATTATCGACAAATCCACAGGTGCCACCCGTACCGATGATGTCAAACAACTGTTGGCGATGACGCAAAAATTAGTAGGATAG
- the rpmF gene encoding 50S ribosomal protein L32 — protein sequence MAVQQNRKTRAKRGMRRSHDALTVANISVDESGKTHLRHHVTADGYYRGRKVISK from the coding sequence ATGGCTGTTCAACAGAATCGTAAAACTCGTGCAAAACGTGGTATGCGTCGTTCTCATGATGCATTAACTGTTGCTAATATCTCAGTTGATGAATCAGGTAAAACACATTTACGTCATCACGTAACCGCTGATGGTTATTATCGTGGTCGTAAAGTGATTTCTAAATAA
- a CDS encoding DUF4310 family protein, with translation MNTQTALYKSFWYADWSFPILCGLLSAGIFAGTHTFYVYGIGAFNEIAFVAMLKSGMSTGDYGAVAAFGASFLFARVIEGSLVGILDIGGALQTGIGLGVPALLLAGGYTLPIENFFIALVTGFVLGALIGLVIIWIRKFTINSAGGSTFGADVMMGAGNASGRFLGPMIILSAMAASIPIGIGSLLGALIFYIWKKPITGGAILGAMIFGGIFPIV, from the coding sequence ATGAATACACAAACAGCACTATATAAAAGTTTCTGGTATGCCGATTGGTCGTTTCCTATTCTTTGTGGATTATTATCCGCCGGAATTTTTGCCGGGACACATACCTTTTATGTTTATGGTATCGGCGCTTTTAACGAAATTGCCTTTGTTGCCATGCTCAAATCGGGTATGAGCACCGGGGATTATGGTGCAGTGGCCGCATTTGGGGCAAGTTTTTTATTTGCTCGTGTGATTGAAGGCTCTTTAGTTGGCATACTCGATATCGGTGGCGCTTTACAAACCGGTATTGGGCTTGGCGTACCCGCCTTATTATTGGCCGGTGGTTATACACTACCCATTGAAAACTTCTTTATCGCTTTAGTAACTGGCTTCGTGTTAGGCGCCTTAATTGGTTTAGTTATCATTTGGATCCGAAAATTCACCATTAACAGCGCTGGTGGTTCAACTTTTGGCGCTGATGTCATGATGGGGGCGGGCAATGCTTCGGGGCGTTTTTTAGGACCAATGATTATTTTATCTGCAATGGCTGCTTCTATTCCAATTGGCATAGGGTCTTTACTAGGCGCACTCATTTTCTATATTTGGAAAAAGCCAATTACTGGTGGCGCAATTTTAGGTGCGATGATTTTTGGTGGAATATTTCCTATTGTCTGA